The Cylindrospermopsis curvispora GIHE-G1 genome contains a region encoding:
- the lhgO gene encoding L-2-hydroxyglutarate oxidase — MYDFAIIGGGIVGLATAMALGKRHGQTKILVLEKEAEWAFHQTGNNSGVIHSGIYYKPGSFKAKFCRDGSQSMVEFCREHNIDHDICGKVIVATEPEEIPRLENLYQRGLDNGIPVKRISPQEAREIEPHLSCLAAIRVSSTGIVNYKQVCLKYAEIIQNQGGDLRLNTQVLKLHPSGENQVIETTKGSFETRFVINCGGLHSDRLAKLGQVNPQAKIVPFRGEYYELTPEKRSLVKTLIYPVPNPDFPFLGVHFTRMIDGTVHAGPNAVLSFKREGYKKTDFDLRDLTEVITYPGFWKLAAKHADEGIKEMIRSWSKAAFVRSLQKLIPEVEAKDLVPTHAGVRAQALMNNGSLVEDFLIVPGKNSIHVCNAPSPAATSSLEIGKAIVNQLPEPANLIRCF; from the coding sequence ATGTATGACTTTGCCATTATTGGTGGTGGAATAGTAGGACTAGCTACGGCTATGGCTTTAGGTAAACGCCATGGTCAAACCAAGATTTTAGTCCTAGAAAAAGAAGCGGAATGGGCATTTCATCAAACTGGCAACAATAGTGGTGTCATTCATTCTGGTATTTACTACAAGCCCGGTAGTTTCAAAGCGAAATTTTGCCGTGATGGTAGTCAATCAATGGTAGAATTTTGTCGAGAACATAATATAGATCATGATATTTGTGGTAAGGTTATTGTAGCCACAGAACCCGAGGAAATACCAAGATTAGAAAATCTCTACCAGCGAGGTTTAGATAATGGTATTCCAGTTAAAAGAATTAGTCCTCAAGAAGCGAGAGAAATTGAACCCCATCTTAGTTGTTTGGCAGCAATTCGAGTCTCTTCCACCGGGATTGTTAACTACAAACAAGTTTGCCTCAAGTACGCGGAGATTATTCAAAATCAGGGAGGCGATTTACGGCTGAACACCCAGGTTTTAAAACTACACCCAAGCGGTGAAAATCAGGTCATAGAAACTACTAAGGGTAGTTTTGAAACTAGATTTGTGATCAACTGTGGTGGACTACATAGCGATCGCCTGGCGAAATTGGGTCAGGTAAATCCCCAGGCTAAAATCGTTCCCTTTCGGGGAGAATACTATGAACTAACACCTGAAAAACGTTCTTTAGTCAAAACGCTGATTTATCCAGTTCCTAACCCAGATTTCCCATTTTTGGGTGTACATTTTACCAGGATGATTGATGGCACAGTTCACGCTGGTCCAAATGCGGTTTTGAGTTTTAAAAGAGAGGGTTATAAAAAAACCGATTTTGATTTAAGAGATCTAACTGAAGTCATTACCTATCCTGGTTTTTGGAAACTAGCAGCTAAACATGCTGATGAAGGAATCAAAGAAATGATTCGTTCTTGGAGTAAGGCGGCTTTTGTAAGAAGTTTGCAAAAACTGATTCCAGAAGTGGAGGCGAAAGATTTAGTACCCACCCATGCGGGGGTTAGAGCTCAAGCATTAATGAATAATGGTTCTCTGGTAGAGGACTTTTTAATCGTTCCTGGTAAAAACTCTATTCATGTTTGCAATGCACCATCACCTGCAGCTACATCTTCTTTAGAGATTGGTAAGGCCATTGTGAATCAATTACCAGAACCAGCAAATTTAATCAGGTGTTTTTAA
- a CDS encoding NAD(P)H-dependent oxidoreductase, with product MIIVDQALQARAELGKPVKVAMIGAGFMGRGIANQIINSVPGMELVAIANRHIQTAERAYLEAGIENFRTVDNLGALEDSIAQNGYAITEDAMLLCEADGIDAIIEVTGTIEYAAHLVTRAIAHQKHVILMNAELDGTVGPILKIHADRAGVVFTACDGDQPGVEMNLYRFVKSIGLTPLLCGNIKGLQDPYRNPTTQAGFAQRWGQNPAMVTSFADGTKISFEQAIVANGTGMKVAKRGMLGYEYMGHVDEMTNMYDLDQLRELGGIVDYVVGAKPSPGVFVFATHEDPKQRHYLNLYKLGEGPLYSFYTPYHLCHFEVPISVARAVLLHDAVLTPIAGPIVDVVATAKIDLKAGEIIDGIGYYMTYGQCENSSIVQQENLLPMGLAQGCRLIRDIPRDQVLTYNDVELPAGRLCDRLRAEQTAYFSPVKTLAIAR from the coding sequence ATGATAATAGTTGATCAAGCATTACAAGCACGTGCTGAATTAGGTAAACCAGTAAAAGTTGCTATGATTGGTGCTGGTTTTATGGGGAGAGGTATAGCTAATCAAATTATTAATTCTGTTCCAGGAATGGAATTAGTAGCTATTGCTAACCGTCATATTCAAACAGCAGAACGAGCATATTTGGAAGCAGGAATTGAAAATTTCCGAACTGTGGATAATTTAGGAGCTTTGGAAGATTCCATCGCCCAAAATGGATATGCAATCACAGAAGATGCCATGTTGCTATGTGAAGCAGACGGCATAGATGCAATTATTGAAGTCACTGGAACCATAGAATATGCAGCTCATTTGGTAACTAGAGCGATCGCCCATCAAAAGCATGTGATATTAATGAATGCGGAACTAGATGGGACAGTGGGACCGATTTTAAAAATTCATGCTGATAGAGCTGGAGTGGTTTTCACAGCTTGCGATGGCGATCAACCAGGGGTAGAAATGAACTTATATCGCTTTGTTAAAAGCATTGGTTTAACCCCCCTATTATGCGGAAATATTAAAGGATTACAAGATCCCTACCGTAATCCAACCACTCAAGCTGGTTTTGCTCAACGTTGGGGACAAAATCCAGCTATGGTGACAAGTTTTGCTGACGGTACAAAAATTTCCTTTGAGCAAGCAATTGTAGCTAATGGTACGGGAATGAAGGTAGCAAAGCGGGGTATGTTGGGATATGAATATATGGGTCATGTAGATGAAATGACTAACATGTATGATCTGGATCAGCTTAGGGAACTGGGTGGAATTGTGGACTATGTGGTAGGTGCAAAACCCAGTCCAGGAGTATTTGTTTTTGCTACTCACGAAGATCCCAAACAACGCCATTATTTGAACCTCTATAAATTGGGCGAGGGTCCTCTTTATAGTTTCTATACACCCTATCACTTATGTCATTTTGAAGTTCCTATTTCTGTAGCTCGTGCAGTGTTATTACATGATGCAGTTTTAACCCCCATAGCAGGTCCTATAGTTGATGTGGTGGCCACAGCCAAGATTGATTTAAAAGCAGGGGAAATAATTGATGGTATTGGCTATTATATGACCTATGGACAATGTGAAAATTCCTCCATTGTGCAACAGGAAAATTTACTACCCATGGGACTAGCACAAGGATGTCGTTTAATACGAGATATTCCTCGAGATCAAGTCCTCACTTATAACGATGTGGAATTGCCTGCAGGTAGACTTTGTGATAGATTGCGTGCTGAACAAACAGCCTATTTTTCCCCAGTTAAAACTTTAGCGATCGCTAGATAG
- a CDS encoding phytanoyl-CoA dioxygenase family protein produces the protein MMINTWQDQLNAFTEDINYRVSVAKYKKHLPVLSSKDKLIAESLKQQGVYITSLTDLGLPSTTQMWVSATGYAGMISAPRNVESGYSLPQIYTVTDLPEFFAWGIESRLRNIIESYIELPIAFHGVHVRKDFPNEQQLQTLLWHKDSEDRRMIKIIVYLHDVGEEHGPFEYIPLPGNIGEWCNYYRVDYRLWKSGFLGIDDRAMMNVIPKKFWKSCPGKAGTVIFVDPRNVLHHGTVRTKERSTAFFVYTSDAPKRPELCTQYHDHTFTKPHGQFKTEIANKAQ, from the coding sequence ATGATGATTAATACTTGGCAAGATCAACTCAACGCCTTTACTGAGGATATTAATTATCGGGTATCTGTGGCTAAATATAAAAAGCATTTACCTGTATTATCCTCAAAAGATAAATTAATTGCTGAATCCCTAAAGCAGCAAGGTGTTTATATTACTTCTCTCACAGATTTAGGACTGCCATCAACCACACAAATGTGGGTAAGTGCTACGGGTTATGCAGGGATGATATCAGCTCCCAGAAATGTGGAGTCGGGATATAGCTTACCGCAAATTTACACAGTTACAGATCTACCAGAATTTTTTGCCTGGGGAATTGAATCTAGGTTAAGGAATATCATTGAAAGTTATATAGAGTTACCTATAGCTTTTCATGGTGTTCACGTGCGGAAGGATTTTCCCAATGAGCAGCAACTACAAACTCTGTTGTGGCACAAGGATTCGGAAGACCGACGGATGATTAAAATCATCGTCTATTTACACGATGTGGGGGAAGAACATGGACCTTTTGAATATATACCTTTACCAGGTAATATTGGAGAATGGTGCAATTATTATCGGGTCGATTATAGATTGTGGAAGTCAGGTTTTTTGGGAATTGATGACCGAGCAATGATGAATGTTATTCCTAAAAAATTCTGGAAATCTTGTCCAGGAAAAGCAGGAACGGTAATTTTTGTTGATCCTAGAAATGTTTTACATCACGGAACAGTCAGAACTAAAGAGCGTTCTACAGCATTTTTTGTTTACACTTCTGATGCTCCTAAACGCCCGGAACTTTGCACTCAATACCATGATCATACCTTCACCAAACCCCATGGGCAATTTAAGACTGAAATTGCAAATAAAGCCCAGTAA
- a CDS encoding NAD-dependent epimerase/dehydratase family protein — translation MKILVTGTEGYLGSLLPPLLIAKGHKVIGVDTGFYKVGWLYNGTEITIKTLNKDIRNINPEDLEGVDAIVHKAELSNDPTGQLAPHITYDINHLGSVRLANLAKTMGVRRFVYMSSCSVYGIATDGDVTEESPVNPQTAYAECKTLVERDIKLLADDDFSPTFMRNATAFGASPRMRFDIVLNNLAGLAWTTKEIKMTSDGTPWRPLVHALDICKAIVCVLEAPRDIIHNQIFNVGDTQNNYRVREIAQIIAETFPDCKLTFGNNGADNRSYRVCFEKINTILPGFKCDWNAERGAQQLLNLFRQIDMTEDTFLFRGFTRLKQLEYLIRTQQLDQNFFWNS, via the coding sequence ATGAAAATATTAGTCACTGGTACAGAAGGATATTTAGGTTCATTGCTCCCTCCCTTATTAATTGCTAAAGGTCATAAAGTCATTGGAGTAGACACGGGTTTCTATAAAGTTGGCTGGTTATATAACGGTACAGAAATAACAATCAAAACCCTGAACAAAGACATTCGTAATATTAATCCAGAAGACCTAGAGGGAGTAGATGCCATAGTTCATAAAGCGGAACTTTCTAATGATCCTACAGGACAATTAGCACCCCATATTACCTATGATATCAATCATTTAGGTTCGGTGCGGTTGGCCAATTTGGCTAAAACTATGGGAGTGCGTCGGTTTGTTTACATGTCTTCTTGTAGTGTTTATGGAATTGCCACTGATGGGGATGTAACAGAAGAATCACCAGTGAATCCTCAAACAGCTTATGCTGAGTGCAAAACCTTGGTGGAAAGGGATATTAAGTTATTAGCTGACGATGACTTTTCTCCTACCTTCATGCGCAATGCAACAGCATTTGGAGCTTCCCCCCGCATGAGATTCGATATTGTTTTAAACAATTTAGCAGGTTTAGCTTGGACCACCAAGGAAATTAAAATGACTAGTGATGGTACTCCTTGGCGACCTTTAGTTCATGCTTTGGACATTTGTAAAGCCATTGTGTGTGTGTTGGAAGCACCCAGAGATATTATTCACAATCAGATTTTTAATGTAGGGGATACACAAAATAATTATCGTGTGCGAGAAATTGCCCAAATTATTGCAGAAACTTTCCCAGATTGTAAATTAACCTTTGGTAATAATGGTGCAGATAATCGTAGTTATCGAGTATGCTTCGAGAAAATAAACACAATATTACCGGGATTCAAATGTGACTGGAATGCGGAGCGTGGTGCCCAACAGTTATTGAATTTATTTCGGCAAATCGACATGACTGAAGATACATTCCTTTTTAGAGGATTTACCAGATTAAAGCAGCTGGAGTATTTGATCCGTACTCAACAACTCGATCAGAATTTTTTTTGGAATAGCTAG
- a CDS encoding glycosyltransferase family 2 protein → MSKLLTIAIPTYNRADLLDQQLEWLSHAIKGYEQDCEILVSDNCSSDYTPQVIKKWQNILSSVTFKSHRNSSNLGVMRNIIYCLNSATTKYVWTIGDDDPIQDRTVGYVIDKFHKHQDLSLMFLNFSGRNKITGEAVHPPTIAGNRWFDIDMEDGAGNGKAIFEHCLAKSVGAVIFLTASIYRADLVKQALQIWPDAINNWISLAYFAGYCAAHGKVIVTKENFLECIVGVSYWQKEPKSALLMQYKHIPEVISKLHENGYSKQFYARMMIQNWRGVNLKVFLGALRRWPISAIQTILPFFAVVTVSAVEVMAAPELKIADCNQQISNSSLRRNKDS, encoded by the coding sequence ATGAGTAAATTACTGACTATTGCCATTCCCACCTATAATCGAGCAGATTTGCTGGATCAACAATTGGAGTGGTTATCTCATGCTATTAAAGGTTATGAACAAGATTGTGAAATCTTAGTATCTGACAATTGTTCCAGTGATTATACACCACAAGTTATCAAAAAATGGCAGAATATTCTCAGTTCTGTAACTTTCAAATCCCACAGAAACAGTAGCAATTTGGGCGTGATGAGGAATATAATTTACTGTCTAAATTCCGCCACTACTAAATATGTATGGACAATTGGTGATGATGATCCCATTCAAGATAGAACTGTTGGTTACGTGATAGATAAATTCCACAAACACCAGGACTTATCTTTAATGTTTCTGAATTTTTCAGGAAGAAATAAAATTACTGGGGAAGCAGTTCATCCACCCACTATTGCTGGCAATCGTTGGTTTGATATTGATATGGAAGATGGTGCAGGCAATGGTAAGGCAATCTTTGAACATTGTCTTGCTAAAAGTGTGGGGGCAGTAATATTTCTGACAGCTTCAATTTATAGAGCTGATCTGGTTAAACAGGCTCTACAAATTTGGCCGGATGCCATTAATAACTGGATTTCTTTAGCCTATTTTGCGGGTTATTGTGCAGCTCATGGAAAGGTAATTGTCACCAAAGAGAATTTTTTAGAATGCATTGTAGGTGTCAGTTATTGGCAAAAAGAACCTAAATCTGCACTATTAATGCAATATAAACACATACCAGAGGTAATTTCTAAGCTCCATGAAAATGGATACTCTAAACAGTTTTATGCCAGAATGATGATTCAGAACTGGCGAGGAGTTAATTTAAAAGTTTTCCTAGGTGCTTTAAGAAGATGGCCAATTTCTGCTATTCAAACCATACTTCCTTTCTTTGCTGTAGTCACTGTTTCTGCAGTGGAAGTTATGGCTGCTCCTGAACTGAAAATTGCTGATTGTAATCAGCAAATATCTAATTCTTCTCTTCGTCGCAATAAAGATTCGTGA
- a CDS encoding glycosyltransferase → MKIALVHDYLTQRGGAERVFELLCKYYPEADIFTSVYDAQKTIDLGDRIVKTTFLQSIPGAKKYFRLIAPLYFPAFRSLDLQDYDLIISSSTSFAKAVRKKKEAQHICFCHNVTRFLWDTQTYLREYGDYRYFAPVIEKIFAMMRNVDLKYSQEPDLYIANSSVVAKRIQQIYGKEAMVVNYPIDTNNFVFSEIKDDYYLASARMISYKRFDIIVEAFNWLGWPLLISGDGPELQRLKSKALGNIQFLGHVSDGKRKDLFSRAKSIIVAALEDYGLVPVEANASGTPVIAYGAGGVLDTQIPGKTGVFFSRQSADSLQTGLFRAREISWNYQSIRNHAVNNFSESVFFQRIEEIVMKNSGIHH, encoded by the coding sequence ATGAAAATTGCTCTAGTCCATGACTATTTAACCCAGCGCGGTGGAGCAGAGCGAGTATTTGAATTGCTTTGCAAATACTACCCCGAAGCGGATATTTTTACATCTGTATATGATGCCCAAAAAACTATTGACTTAGGCGATCGGATAGTTAAAACTACTTTTTTACAAAGCATTCCTGGGGCTAAGAAATATTTTCGACTTATAGCCCCGTTATACTTTCCAGCTTTCCGTTCCCTGGATTTACAAGACTATGATTTAATTATTAGTAGCAGTACGAGCTTTGCCAAAGCGGTTCGTAAAAAAAAGGAAGCTCAACACATTTGCTTCTGTCACAATGTAACTAGATTTTTATGGGATACACAAACTTATTTACGGGAGTATGGAGATTATCGTTACTTTGCTCCAGTAATAGAAAAAATATTTGCTATGATGAGAAATGTGGATCTGAAATACTCCCAGGAACCAGATTTATACATTGCCAATTCCAGCGTTGTTGCCAAACGTATACAACAAATATATGGCAAGGAAGCAATGGTAGTCAATTATCCAATTGATACCAATAATTTTGTTTTTTCTGAAATAAAAGATGACTACTACTTGGCATCTGCTAGGATGATAAGTTATAAACGTTTTGATATCATAGTCGAGGCTTTTAACTGGTTAGGTTGGCCTTTATTAATCTCAGGTGACGGACCAGAACTACAAAGGTTAAAATCCAAAGCGCTAGGTAATATTCAATTTTTAGGTCATGTGAGCGACGGTAAGCGTAAAGACCTATTTTCTAGAGCTAAATCCATTATTGTTGCTGCATTAGAAGATTATGGATTAGTGCCGGTAGAAGCGAATGCAAGTGGAACTCCAGTGATTGCTTATGGTGCAGGGGGTGTTTTAGACACTCAAATACCCGGAAAAACTGGAGTGTTTTTTAGCAGACAATCAGCTGACTCTCTACAAACAGGATTATTTCGGGCCAGGGAAATATCTTGGAATTATCAAAGCATTCGCAATCACGCTGTTAACAACTTCTCAGAATCGGTGTTTTTTCAAAGGATAGAGGAGATTGTGATGAAAAACTCCGGTATACATCACTGA
- the rfbC gene encoding dTDP-4-dehydrorhamnose 3,5-epimerase, which translates to MIFTQTSLAGAFIIELEEKPDHRGFFARTFCAQEFAEHGLKPTVAQCNLSFNHQKGTLRGMHYQITPATETKLIRCTQGAIYDVIVDMRPESPTYLSYIGVELTATNRRALYVPEMFAHGYQALTDGAEVVYQVGEFYTPGYERGLRYDDPILDIVWPLNVTEISQKDRSWPLLESVLIGV; encoded by the coding sequence ATGATTTTTACCCAAACAAGTCTAGCTGGCGCTTTCATTATCGAATTAGAAGAAAAACCAGATCATCGCGGTTTTTTTGCCAGAACTTTCTGCGCCCAGGAATTTGCTGAACATGGTTTAAAGCCAACAGTTGCTCAATGTAATTTATCTTTTAATCATCAAAAAGGCACTCTGCGAGGAATGCACTACCAAATTACACCAGCAACAGAAACCAAATTAATTCGCTGTACTCAAGGTGCAATTTATGATGTAATTGTGGATATGCGTCCGGAATCTCCTACCTACTTATCATATATTGGCGTCGAACTAACAGCAACAAATCGTCGCGCTTTATATGTACCGGAAATGTTTGCCCATGGGTATCAAGCTCTAACTGATGGCGCGGAAGTTGTTTACCAAGTTGGTGAATTTTACACCCCTGGTTATGAACGAGGACTGCGTTATGATGATCCCATTTTAGACATTGTTTGGCCTTTGAACGTGACTGAAATTTCTCAGAAAGATCGTAGTTGGCCCCTATTGGAATCTGTGTTAATAGGTGTCTAG